The Niallia sp. Man26 genome includes a window with the following:
- a CDS encoding ROK family glucokinase, with product MKKLIGIDLGGTTVKFAILTEEGEVQQKWSIETDIQNDGKYIIPNIIKSINHRLELYGLSSDDFLGIGMGSPGNVDVIKGTVIGAYNLNWHELQHVKEQIEEGTRVPFFMDNDANVAALGEQWKGAGEGSNNVVFVTLGTGVGGGIVAEGNLIHGLGAAGEIGHINVDPTGYECTCGNVGCLETVASAKGVVQLARDISEKYAGDSILKVMIDDGQEVTAKVIFDQARFEDPLAEIVVEKFYFYLGLACSNIANVLHPDTIVIGGGVSAAGEMLIHGVTRYFKKYAFPQIKESTKIKLAELGNDAGVIGAASLVVNNF from the coding sequence ATGAAAAAGTTAATTGGTATTGATTTAGGTGGTACAACAGTGAAATTTGCTATTTTAACAGAAGAAGGGGAAGTTCAACAAAAATGGAGTATTGAAACTGATATACAAAACGATGGAAAATATATTATTCCAAACATAATTAAATCTATTAATCACCGTCTTGAATTGTACGGGCTGTCTTCTGATGACTTTTTAGGAATAGGAATGGGTTCTCCTGGTAATGTAGATGTTATTAAAGGTACTGTAATTGGGGCATATAATTTAAATTGGCATGAATTACAGCATGTAAAGGAGCAAATAGAAGAAGGTACAAGAGTTCCTTTTTTTATGGATAATGACGCCAATGTTGCAGCCTTAGGTGAACAGTGGAAAGGTGCTGGGGAAGGAAGTAATAACGTTGTATTTGTGACCCTGGGCACAGGTGTTGGAGGAGGAATAGTTGCTGAGGGGAATTTAATTCATGGTCTTGGAGCAGCTGGGGAAATAGGTCATATTAACGTGGATCCCACAGGTTACGAATGTACGTGCGGTAACGTTGGTTGTTTAGAGACTGTTGCAAGTGCGAAAGGTGTAGTTCAACTAGCCAGGGATATTTCAGAAAAATATGCAGGGGATTCCATTTTAAAAGTAATGATTGATGATGGCCAAGAAGTTACTGCGAAAGTAATCTTTGATCAAGCAAGATTTGAGGATCCATTAGCTGAAATAGTAGTGGAAAAGTTTTATTTCTATTTAGGTCTAGCATGCAGTAATATCGCCAATGTGTTACACCCTGATACAATAGTCATTGGTGGTGGTGTATCTGCGGCTGGAGAAATGCTAATTCATGGAGTTACTAGGTACTTCAAAAAATACGCATTTCCACAAATAAAAGAAAGTACTAAAATTAAATTAGCGGAATTGGGTAATGATGCTGGGGTTATTGGTGCTGCTTCTTTAGTAGTTAATAACTTCTAA
- a CDS encoding Gfo/Idh/MocA family oxidoreductase gives MTNQKLRYGLIGAGNNAVKKHVSNYTSLSNIEFVSVCDINIENASKVASAYNVQNVYSDFREMLKCEKLDIVSICTPNHLHADIAVYALQQGVNVHCEKPLAINAAEAQRIVDAKNDSGKKVMVGLNNRFTNEAVKIKQYIDEGFFGEIYHAKTGWRRRSGIPGRGTWFTNKDFSGGGVMIDLGVHFLDLTLFLLGLPEPSYIAGSTYQNFANSTTRNRNGYKGNLAGIFNVEDTAVGWIGLKSGATLHFDFSWASNIESEETFVEILGTKGGAIYRNGELKFFSEHLDTCIDIIPQLNSNIKSKNEFEHFVNCIINDDILYAPAEDGVYMMNIVDHFYRAAKLQAPVLFESKSAVKI, from the coding sequence GTGACTAACCAAAAGTTAAGGTACGGATTGATTGGTGCCGGTAATAATGCTGTGAAAAAGCATGTAAGTAACTATACGTCACTAAGTAATATTGAATTTGTCTCCGTATGTGACATTAATATTGAAAATGCATCCAAAGTTGCTAGTGCATACAATGTTCAGAATGTATATAGTGATTTTCGTGAGATGTTAAAATGCGAAAAACTGGACATTGTAAGTATTTGTACACCAAATCATCTGCATGCTGATATTGCTGTATACGCTTTACAACAAGGAGTAAATGTCCATTGTGAAAAACCATTAGCAATTAATGCAGCAGAGGCTCAACGAATTGTAGATGCTAAAAATGATTCAGGTAAAAAGGTCATGGTTGGGCTTAATAACAGATTCACAAATGAAGCGGTTAAAATTAAACAATATATAGATGAAGGTTTCTTCGGAGAGATTTATCATGCAAAAACTGGTTGGAGACGAAGAAGTGGTATACCTGGAAGAGGCACTTGGTTCACCAACAAAGACTTTTCTGGTGGTGGTGTGATGATTGATTTAGGTGTACATTTTCTTGACTTGACCCTATTTTTACTTGGATTACCCGAACCATCTTATATTGCTGGCTCTACCTATCAAAATTTTGCCAATTCGACTACAAGAAACCGTAATGGATATAAAGGTAACTTAGCAGGTATCTTTAACGTTGAAGATACTGCAGTTGGATGGATTGGACTCAAAAGTGGGGCTACTTTACATTTTGATTTTAGTTGGGCCTCCAATATTGAGAGTGAAGAAACGTTTGTAGAGATTCTAGGAACTAAAGGTGGAGCAATTTATAGAAATGGAGAATTAAAATTTTTCTCAGAACACTTAGATACGTGTATTGATATCATTCCTCAATTAAACTCTAATATTAAATCAAAAAATGAGTTTGAGCATTTTGTGAATTGTATAATAAATGATGATATTCTATATGCTCCTGCAGAAGATGGAGTGTACATGATGAATATAGTTGATCATTTTTATCGAGCAGCGAAACTGCAAGCACCAGTTTTGTTTGAAAGCAAATCCGCAGTAAAAATATAA
- a CDS encoding sugar phosphate isomerase/epimerase — MMQLGIIATPQEKSFKYAKDKGLNFLELCINEGNDVEAFYKDRNELSQLIDKYDIHVQSIGRWKSLRIDSKGKVIDEELQRCFQLIDVASELECTNFVSGCNYVEELSYFDNCSAAIDFFSKLIEYAKPKGVTISSYNCRKVNFVHNPVAWKLIHGHIKELGIKFDPSHSRYFGGDYLQETMDWGQRFNHVHLKGSLIIGGERVDDPPAGLDQTDWKTFISLLRFKGYEGGLSIEPHSPVWTGELGEDGINYTIDYMKSLLFLNK, encoded by the coding sequence ATGATGCAATTAGGAATAATAGCTACTCCTCAAGAAAAAAGTTTTAAGTATGCTAAAGATAAAGGTCTAAATTTTTTAGAATTATGTATAAACGAAGGTAATGATGTGGAGGCATTTTATAAGGATCGAAATGAGTTATCGCAACTTATTGATAAATATGACATCCATGTACAATCCATTGGGAGATGGAAGTCGTTACGTATAGATAGTAAAGGAAAAGTGATTGATGAAGAACTACAGAGGTGTTTTCAATTAATCGATGTAGCAAGTGAGTTAGAATGCACTAATTTTGTAAGCGGTTGTAATTATGTGGAAGAACTTTCTTACTTTGATAATTGTTCCGCAGCAATTGATTTCTTTTCGAAATTAATTGAGTATGCAAAACCTAAAGGAGTAACCATTTCTTCGTATAATTGTCGTAAAGTGAACTTCGTTCATAATCCGGTTGCTTGGAAATTAATACATGGCCACATAAAAGAGCTAGGGATAAAATTTGATCCTTCCCATAGTCGTTATTTTGGTGGGGATTATTTACAAGAGACAATGGATTGGGGACAACGTTTTAACCATGTGCATCTCAAAGGTTCGTTAATTATTGGTGGGGAAAGAGTAGACGATCCTCCAGCTGGACTTGACCAAACGGATTGGAAAACATTTATCTCACTATTAAGATTTAAAGGATATGAAGGTGGATTAAGCATAGAACCACATTCTCCTGTATGGACTGGTGAGTTAGGGGAAGATGGTATTAATTACACCATAGATTACATGAAAAGCTTGCTGTTTTTAAATAAATAA
- a CDS encoding sugar phosphate isomerase/epimerase family protein, whose protein sequence is MKLGIVSAILDQSNFEEMIDIIAENGLDCVEVACWPQGKAVRRYAGVSHIDTVNLTEEKANEILAYCKNKNVEISSLAYYPNPLDEDLEKRQVAIDHIYSLIDASKLLNVNMITTFIGRMQHKSISDNLKEVETVWKPIIQYAEKQKVRIGIENCPMLFTEDEWPGGQNIMTTPEIWRQVFDILDSDYIGLNYDPSHFIWQQMDYIKPLYDFKEKIFHVHYKDIKLFPEKLQKYGVMATPLNYMSPKLPGLGDVDWGKYVSALTDIGYNGFTCIEVEDKAFEKDYDDVKRSISLSTRYLRNFVI, encoded by the coding sequence ATGAAACTTGGAATTGTTAGTGCAATATTAGATCAGAGTAATTTTGAGGAAATGATAGATATTATAGCAGAAAATGGGCTAGATTGTGTAGAAGTAGCCTGTTGGCCACAAGGCAAAGCAGTAAGACGATATGCTGGTGTTTCTCATATAGATACAGTTAATTTGACAGAGGAAAAAGCAAACGAAATACTTGCGTATTGTAAAAATAAAAACGTTGAGATTTCCTCTTTAGCATATTACCCAAATCCCTTAGATGAAGATCTTGAAAAACGTCAAGTAGCGATTGACCATATCTACAGTCTTATCGATGCTTCTAAATTACTTAATGTAAATATGATTACAACATTTATTGGACGCATGCAACATAAGTCGATTTCTGATAACTTGAAAGAAGTTGAAACCGTATGGAAGCCAATTATTCAATATGCAGAAAAACAGAAGGTTCGTATTGGAATTGAAAATTGTCCTATGTTATTTACGGAGGATGAGTGGCCAGGAGGACAAAATATTATGACTACTCCTGAAATTTGGCGTCAAGTTTTTGACATCCTAGATAGTGATTATATAGGTCTTAATTACGATCCCTCTCATTTTATTTGGCAGCAAATGGACTATATTAAACCGCTTTATGACTTTAAGGAAAAAATCTTTCATGTTCATTATAAAGACATTAAGTTATTTCCAGAAAAGTTACAAAAATACGGGGTAATGGCTACGCCTTTGAATTATATGAGCCCTAAACTTCCAGGCTTAGGTGATGTTGATTGGGGTAAATATGTTTCTGCTTTAACTGATATTGGCTATAATGGATTTACTTGTATTGAAGTTGAAGATAAGGCATTTGAAAAGGATTACGATGATGTAAAACGTTCAATTAGTCTAAGTACACGCTATTTGCGAAATTTCGTTATATAA
- a CDS encoding Cof-type HAD-IIB family hydrolase, which yields MSRKLFAFDIDGTLLNSQKKILDSTITSLNSLRDNGHIVMVATGRSRFLIQDILNELELENYIVCNGSAAFLNHQQVYENTLETKSLQKLISCLNEKKIDIALTSLDGISRTSSINVEKMSEAMLSLGGSLPEYNSKYADENVIYQGLAFYGEEYDNTFEVDFPEFRFVRWHDYCVDVIPKMGSKAATIVQLARTLNISREDIITFGDGNNDLEMLKFSGIGIAMGNASELVKAAADIVTESNDEDGIYQALKNLKVI from the coding sequence GTGAGTAGAAAATTATTTGCCTTTGATATTGATGGAACACTATTGAATAGTCAAAAAAAAATACTGGATAGTACTATTACTTCTCTCAATAGTTTAAGAGATAATGGTCATATAGTAATGGTTGCAACTGGTAGAAGTCGTTTTCTTATTCAAGATATTCTGAATGAGCTAGAGCTGGAAAATTATATAGTCTGTAATGGTTCAGCAGCTTTTTTAAATCATCAGCAAGTCTATGAGAATACACTTGAAACAAAATCATTACAGAAACTAATTAGTTGTTTAAATGAGAAGAAAATAGATATAGCGTTAACAAGCTTAGATGGAATAAGTAGAACTTCTTCTATTAATGTGGAAAAGATGTCTGAAGCTATGCTTTCTCTTGGTGGCTCGCTACCAGAATACAATTCCAAATATGCTGATGAGAATGTAATTTATCAAGGTTTGGCTTTCTATGGTGAAGAATATGATAATACATTTGAAGTTGATTTTCCTGAGTTTAGATTTGTTCGATGGCATGATTATTGTGTAGATGTTATTCCTAAAATGGGTTCTAAAGCTGCTACTATAGTTCAGCTTGCAAGAACGCTGAATATATCAAGAGAGGATATAATTACTTTTGGAGATGGAAATAATGATTTAGAGATGTTGAAGTTTTCTGGCATCGGTATAGCGATGGGGAATGCTAGTGAACTAGTAAAAGCAGCAGCTGATATAGTTACTGAATCAAACGATGAAGATGGGATATATCAAGCATTAAAAAATCTAAAGGTAATATAG
- a CDS encoding PTS glucose transporter subunit IIABC, with translation MGERIVEHIFGISKGEVVPLKKVNDPIFADEMMGKGIAIKPDIGEIYAPFDGTVVSVFPSKHAITLKSKNGCELLIHVGIDTVKLNGAFFEPLVSDNDSVRSGDLIMKFDLDEIKQNNFDSVIPIVILNSPSYKGIEYTSYNFASKENVLISLDKIEEKIQSENLNEDNSKLNKLEHSIISALGDEGNIRSMGHCATRLRVTLHNDELADREQLRNINGVLGVVDSMGGLQIVIGNTVNQVYQNILTSYKIGADDNIKDNVKGSKINRVLNVLSDILSPTVPLIMASGFILAILVVLSRIGMDQNSGTYTILSTAANVVFYFLPIMLAYTSSIRFKCNTIYSLFIGGLMLHPNILGLVESGESVDIFKIPVTLVDYSSSLIPIILSIWVLSYVEKFADKYVPDAIKYIFKPFIIIIIMLPIALCITGPAGFLFGKGLGSVLSVIYSNASWLAIFIVCALAPLLVMTGMHVALTPILILSNMENLGYDNLLLVAFLGMNFSQFAVALAVFIKTKKKGLRQLAANSAFTAFFSGITEPTLYGITIRMKRPLYATFIGCIANGIFCAFANVKVFAFAPPSFFTLPIFMNPDGTNTNFILALCSIGITIVVTFLAALLLSFDDSVYDK, from the coding sequence ATGGGAGAAAGAATAGTCGAACATATCTTTGGAATATCTAAGGGTGAAGTTGTTCCACTTAAAAAAGTGAATGATCCAATATTTGCTGATGAAATGATGGGAAAAGGCATAGCGATTAAACCAGATATTGGGGAAATTTATGCTCCCTTTGATGGAACAGTAGTCAGTGTATTTCCTTCTAAACATGCTATAACATTAAAAAGTAAAAATGGATGTGAATTACTAATTCATGTTGGAATTGACACTGTAAAACTGAATGGTGCTTTTTTTGAACCTCTGGTAAGTGATAATGATTCTGTCCGATCAGGGGATCTCATAATGAAGTTTGATTTAGATGAAATTAAACAAAATAACTTTGACTCAGTAATACCTATAGTTATACTTAATAGTCCTTCTTATAAAGGGATTGAATACACTAGTTATAATTTTGCTTCTAAAGAAAATGTTTTAATTAGCCTGGATAAAATAGAAGAAAAAATCCAGTCGGAAAATTTAAATGAGGATAATTCTAAACTTAATAAGTTGGAACATTCTATTATCTCAGCGTTAGGAGATGAAGGGAATATCCGATCGATGGGACATTGTGCAACAAGATTAAGAGTAACTCTTCATAATGATGAATTAGCGGATAGAGAGCAACTAAGGAATATCAATGGAGTTCTAGGTGTGGTGGATTCCATGGGCGGATTACAAATTGTTATTGGTAACACAGTAAATCAAGTTTATCAAAATATACTTACTTCTTATAAAATAGGTGCTGATGATAATATAAAAGATAATGTTAAGGGATCTAAGATTAATAGAGTTTTAAATGTATTATCCGATATACTGAGTCCTACTGTACCATTAATTATGGCAAGTGGATTTATCTTAGCGATATTAGTTGTTCTTTCAAGAATTGGAATGGACCAAAACAGTGGAACATACACTATTCTGAGTACAGCAGCAAATGTAGTTTTCTATTTCCTACCTATAATGTTAGCTTATACGTCATCGATTAGGTTTAAGTGTAATACGATTTATTCATTATTCATTGGAGGATTAATGCTTCATCCCAATATTTTAGGGTTGGTTGAAAGTGGAGAAAGTGTTGATATTTTTAAAATACCTGTAACGTTAGTTGACTATTCTTCAAGTCTAATTCCGATTATTCTTAGCATTTGGGTCTTATCTTATGTAGAAAAATTTGCAGATAAATACGTACCTGATGCTATTAAATATATATTCAAACCATTTATTATTATTATCATTATGTTGCCCATTGCTTTATGTATTACAGGACCTGCAGGATTTCTTTTTGGAAAAGGATTAGGAAGTGTTTTATCGGTAATATATAGCAATGCTAGTTGGTTAGCAATATTTATAGTATGTGCCTTAGCTCCATTGCTTGTAATGACAGGAATGCATGTAGCTTTAACCCCTATATTGATATTGTCTAATATGGAAAATCTAGGATACGATAATTTATTATTAGTAGCATTCTTAGGTATGAACTTTTCACAATTCGCAGTAGCTTTAGCTGTATTTATAAAGACGAAGAAAAAAGGCCTTCGACAATTAGCGGCTAATAGTGCATTCACTGCTTTCTTTAGTGGTATTACGGAACCGACACTATACGGGATAACTATAAGAATGAAGAGGCCTTTATATGCAACATTCATTGGGTGTATTGCGAACGGTATCTTTTGTGCGTTTGCAAATGTAAAAGTATTTGCTTTTGCACCGCCTTCTTTTTTTACTTTGCCAATTTTCATGAACCCAGATGGTACAAATACTAACTTTATTTTAGCCTTATGTAGTATAGGAATTACAATAGTTGTAACATTTTTAGCCGCTTTGCTGCTTAGCTTTGATGATTCCGTGTATGATAAGTAA
- a CDS encoding aromatic acid/H+ symport family MFS transporter: MNKIVLSSFLNNSKLTNFHKLLLFICFFIITFSGYELSVFGAIVPVVIKEWNISSTQVGFIGSSAMFGMMLGAILLSFLADKFGLKKLLIISIVIFNFFIVLATFTDSGLMFGICRFMAGVGSGGATPIVISLITEYAPKKSKAKMVAFAICGNQVGGILASFVAMNVMPRFGWEPVLWLSFLPLLLIPIFIKIIPESPQFLVQNNQEEKLKSLLYKIDKNYKENLENTAQLIVTSKVQEEKVQKVSYLELFTKRFALGTVLITLIYICGLLTINGVNVWLPQVMNQNGYALGSSLTFSIILNLGTLIGTILWAITADKIGFKILMPVIYVMGAISLFGMGIKANLIILYLFVALIGIFAFSAHSLMNTFVSQYYPTEIRTTGLGFANSTGRIGGMLGPIIGGMLLTANVSITVWFLSFAIPGILAAISIFIINLKTKNIKKENVPLPEENAKPIEQN, translated from the coding sequence ATGAATAAAATAGTGCTTAGTTCTTTTCTCAATAATAGTAAGTTAACCAATTTTCACAAACTGTTGTTATTCATTTGTTTTTTTATCATCACTTTTTCAGGTTACGAACTTTCAGTTTTTGGTGCAATTGTTCCAGTTGTTATAAAGGAATGGAATATTAGTTCAACACAGGTTGGATTTATCGGAAGCTCAGCAATGTTTGGTATGATGTTGGGAGCTATATTATTAAGTTTTTTGGCTGATAAATTTGGATTGAAAAAATTATTGATTATTTCTATAGTTATTTTTAACTTTTTCATTGTCCTCGCAACTTTTACTGATAGTGGGTTAATGTTTGGTATTTGCCGTTTTATGGCTGGTGTAGGAAGTGGTGGAGCAACGCCAATTGTGATTTCTCTAATAACAGAATATGCCCCTAAAAAAAGTAAGGCGAAAATGGTTGCATTTGCTATCTGTGGAAATCAGGTCGGAGGTATTCTCGCATCTTTTGTAGCAATGAATGTCATGCCAAGATTTGGTTGGGAACCTGTGTTATGGTTATCTTTTTTACCATTACTTTTAATCCCGATTTTTATAAAAATAATTCCTGAATCACCGCAATTTTTAGTACAAAACAACCAAGAAGAAAAATTAAAGAGTTTGCTTTACAAAATTGATAAAAACTATAAAGAGAACTTAGAAAATACAGCACAATTAATTGTAACGAGTAAAGTTCAAGAGGAAAAAGTTCAAAAGGTATCATATTTGGAGCTTTTTACAAAAAGATTTGCTCTAGGAACAGTCTTAATAACCTTAATTTATATCTGTGGTTTATTAACGATAAATGGTGTGAATGTTTGGTTACCACAAGTTATGAATCAAAATGGCTATGCACTTGGCTCAAGTTTAACATTCTCTATAATTTTGAACTTAGGTACTTTGATCGGAACAATCCTCTGGGCAATAACGGCTGATAAAATTGGTTTCAAAATTTTAATGCCAGTAATCTATGTTATGGGAGCAATTAGTTTGTTTGGAATGGGTATTAAAGCTAACTTAATTATTTTATACTTATTTGTTGCTTTAATTGGAATTTTTGCTTTTTCAGCTCACTCATTAATGAACACTTTTGTTTCGCAATATTATCCTACAGAAATTAGAACTACAGGTTTAGGATTTGCCAACTCCACTGGAAGAATTGGTGGTATGCTTGGTCCAATCATTGGTGGTATGCTTTTAACAGCTAATGTATCAATAACTGTCTGGTTCCTTTCATTTGCAATCCCAGGAATTTTGGCAGCGATTTCAATTTTCATCATTAATCTCAAAACGAAAAATATTAAAAAGGAAAATGTACCGTTACCGGAAGAGAATGCAAAACCTATAGAACAAAACTAA
- a CDS encoding helix-turn-helix domain-containing protein translates to MMEKDYISSDSVMYLEFITNSETKLHYHENFELLYVLNGELSINVEGENYSLTQRDLIIVNYNRKHNYTGSDDLFVARFVISYSKVRELLSKDMMIFWCNSTLEKNESYDQLRRIIDQILNQHVIDPKKNSIYKISLHYQLLHVITKNFLLTSDDKRYEKENENSDDRMQEILQFVRANYQNSISLQDLADQFYLSTAYLSKYIKNKFNINFTELITSIRLSHAMVDLLYTDLPIMKIAINNGFASVAAYNKAFKEAYNMTPSQFKKSKNTTKQKENNKINDENSTVKKRLEEYLSENPIQLLEEGESKDTNILLDLDEINGGEWKNNYTRLINAGTALDLTKSDFQKQIKYLKSHLGAEYVRFWDIYAPELFLDIHAPSDKLNFSRLDSITDFLVDNQLKPYIELGFKPIRLLKNTQIALIEVPRNHKFNSDNEMHAFFAALLKHFIKRYGTEEVQQWYFEYWKNEDIDFSDLKYNYSPQTESVHREYFHRFDNIASTFRKILPEVKLGGGGFPIQHYGKKDFTELLEMWKKYKEYPDFLSLTCYPYQLEWESNVYYEKKSTDMFFIQNNLDTLRDAMQLSSFPKVPIHVSEYNLTLSNRNPINDHCAKGAFLIQNAISTIGSADIFGHWLGTDIYADLHDSQSFLFGGCGLLTKTGVPKPSFYALSFLKQLDKKIYKSEPNYVITGNSRGSFKILCHNFKKLNFNYYLMDESNIDVRSLAHLFEDNEPLNIKIRINNVENGVYIIKTSLVNNEYGSVQDELTRLNSEGELSLSEQDYLKRISTPRISSTSITVESKVLEINVQLKPNEFRYLNINPK, encoded by the coding sequence ATGATGGAAAAAGACTACATCTCTTCGGACTCTGTGATGTACTTAGAATTCATAACCAACTCTGAGACTAAGCTTCATTACCATGAAAATTTTGAGTTGTTATATGTTTTAAATGGTGAATTGTCCATTAATGTTGAAGGAGAAAACTATTCACTAACACAAAGAGACCTGATTATTGTAAATTATAACCGGAAACATAATTATACAGGAAGCGATGATTTGTTTGTAGCTAGATTTGTTATTTCCTATAGTAAAGTGAGAGAACTATTGTCAAAAGATATGATGATATTTTGGTGTAATTCTACTCTTGAAAAGAATGAATCTTACGATCAACTTAGACGTATAATAGATCAAATTTTAAATCAACATGTTATAGATCCAAAGAAAAACAGCATATATAAAATAAGTTTACATTATCAACTTCTCCATGTTATTACAAAAAACTTTTTATTAACTTCTGATGATAAAAGATACGAAAAGGAAAATGAAAATTCTGATGATAGAATGCAGGAGATTCTCCAATTTGTAAGGGCGAATTATCAAAATAGTATTTCATTGCAAGATTTGGCTGATCAGTTTTATTTATCTACAGCTTATTTATCAAAATATATAAAAAACAAGTTTAATATTAATTTTACTGAATTAATTACTTCTATTCGTTTATCCCATGCTATGGTTGATTTACTTTATACTGATTTGCCAATTATGAAAATAGCAATAAATAATGGTTTTGCAAGTGTTGCAGCTTATAATAAAGCTTTCAAAGAAGCATACAATATGACGCCTTCACAATTCAAAAAAAGTAAGAACACTACAAAACAAAAAGAAAATAATAAAATAAATGACGAAAATAGCACTGTTAAGAAACGACTTGAAGAATATTTAAGTGAGAATCCAATTCAACTTCTTGAGGAAGGTGAGAGTAAAGATACTAATATTTTACTAGATTTAGATGAAATAAATGGGGGAGAGTGGAAGAACAACTACACTAGATTAATTAATGCTGGAACAGCATTAGATTTAACCAAATCAGATTTTCAAAAACAAATAAAATATTTGAAATCGCATCTAGGTGCAGAGTATGTAAGGTTTTGGGATATCTATGCCCCTGAGTTATTTTTGGATATTCATGCTCCCAGTGATAAATTAAATTTTAGTCGACTTGATAGTATTACGGACTTTTTAGTCGATAATCAATTAAAGCCTTATATTGAGTTAGGATTTAAACCAATTAGACTCCTAAAGAATACACAAATAGCTTTAATTGAAGTACCACGAAATCACAAATTTAACTCCGATAATGAGATGCATGCATTTTTTGCTGCACTATTAAAGCATTTTATAAAGCGGTACGGTACTGAAGAAGTTCAACAGTGGTATTTCGAATATTGGAAAAATGAGGATATTGATTTTTCGGATTTGAAGTATAATTATTCTCCTCAAACGGAAAGTGTACATAGAGAGTACTTTCATAGGTTTGATAATATTGCTAGTACCTTTAGAAAAATTCTACCTGAAGTTAAACTTGGGGGTGGAGGATTCCCTATTCAGCATTATGGTAAAAAAGATTTTACTGAACTACTGGAAATGTGGAAGAAATATAAAGAATATCCAGACTTCCTGTCACTTACATGTTATCCTTACCAATTGGAATGGGAGTCAAATGTCTATTATGAAAAAAAATCTACTGATATGTTCTTTATTCAAAATAACCTGGACACTTTAAGAGATGCTATGCAATTAAGTTCTTTTCCTAAAGTACCTATTCATGTTTCAGAGTACAATTTAACATTATCTAATAGGAATCCAATAAATGATCACTGTGCAAAAGGTGCGTTTCTTATTCAGAATGCAATTTCAACTATAGGATCTGCTGATATCTTTGGACATTGGTTAGGGACTGACATTTATGCTGATTTACATGATTCACAAAGTTTTCTTTTTGGTGGATGTGGTTTATTAACAAAAACTGGTGTGCCTAAGCCAAGTTTTTATGCTTTATCATTCCTCAAACAACTTGATAAAAAAATATATAAAAGTGAACCTAATTATGTAATTACGGGAAACAGCAGAGGATCTTTCAAAATATTATGTCATAATTTTAAGAAACTTAATTTCAATTATTACTTAATGGATGAAAGTAATATCGATGTTAGAAGTTTAGCGCATTTATTTGAGGATAATGAGCCACTAAACATTAAGATTAGAATAAACAACGTGGAGAATGGTGTGTATATTATTAAAACAAGTTTAGTAAACAATGAATATGGGAGTGTACAGGATGAGTTGACTAGGCTGAATTCAGAAGGAGAATTAAGTTTGAGTGAGCAAGATTATCTTAAGCGTATAAGTACTCCGAGAATCTCTAGTACTTCTATTACTGTAGAAAGTAAAGTTCTAGAAATTAATGTTCAACTTAAACCAAACGAGTTTCGCTATCTTAATATTAACCCTAAGTAA